The Solea senegalensis isolate Sse05_10M linkage group LG14, IFAPA_SoseM_1, whole genome shotgun sequence genomic sequence gtGTTTCCAGAACTTTCAGTGTTGTCAGACTTTAAATGAAGAGCTTTCTGTTTGTCATTATTCCTGCAACAACTAGTGTCCGAAGCATGAGGATGTACTTTCATTTAGCCACAAGCTACAAGGTggggggttgtgtgtgtgtgtgtgtgtgtgtgtgtgtgtgtgtgtgtacttgtttttgttacctcttgaggacctttttctggcattaaCATCTGACGTTATATAGGGACCAAAACCTGcccctgatgaggcagaaccccaTTTCTTAGGAACTGCTTAAGATAAGGGCTAAAgctagctgtgcaaacctgtgtgtgtgtgtgcacgcgctaTATATTGTGGTTGTGCCTGGCTCTCATATGGCACAACTTAAAGCACATGACACAGTTCTGAACTCACACTGAGCAAATCGCCTGCAAGTCAgcatgtggtgtttgtgtgcgttgtgtttatgtgcgcacgcgcgtgtgtgtgtgcgtgtgtattcAGTATGAAACACTGAAACAGATCAGCaaaatcacagaataaaaatgCAACCTGGGATGTAAAGTGAGGAGTCAGCGTTGCGTTGTTGTGAAAACATGATCATTAACCACCTCTCTTTatctctgcctctctttctctcaccacATGTTTCAAATTGTGACTCATGGTGAAGCCataaacaataaagtcaaacagCCCAAAATTCATTTTGATTCagttgtgagtgagtgagagacggTAACATGTCTTTGCTGAAGGGAAACCTCCTCTTATTTTACCCACAACTTAGAGACAGCAGTTCTTTCCACTGAGGACATCCAGTCGCTTCTGCCTGATAGACGAAGAGATGCTGATACCTAGTGGCCTTTTTGTGTATTGCAGTGTATTAAAAACTTTAAACCTGGCCATCACTGAcaccattcattcacacttctctctctctctctccctctcttcctgtgTTCCTCTATGTTTCAGGGAGGAATTTGACGAGGAGGGATTCTGCCAGCCGTACAGAGGCATAGCCTGCGCGCGCTTCATCGGGAACCGCAGCATCTTTGTCGATTCGCTGCAGATGCAGGGCGAGATTGAGACCCAGATTACAGGTGAGAAATAATCTGTTAAACTCTGTTTTTGACGTTATAAACTGGGTAGATGGCTGTAATGCATATTATACCGTTTCCCTCTGCAGTACATCGGTATTTGTAGATCGTAAATTTTTATCTGAACAGATGCCGTGTAATTTTTCTGATGCGTCACAAACTTGATGAATCACACAGTTTGGACATGTTTGTTGCCCTgacaacaaacattaaaattgtTATTAAGAACAAACAGTCTGTTCCCTCCCAGGAGGTTTTTTGCCTGGAAAGTTTATAGCCTCCTTTAAAGTGGTCTCAAACGTTTGGATCCCACGGTTTGTCTTTATCAACCAGTTCTGATAAAGCACTTCTGTATATCTGCGTTTCCCAAGTCAATGAAAACATCCTGTTAAATCAGGACTGGTACAGTAAGGTAAACCATAATTAATATGCATCACATGTGGCGTTCAAAGGAAGTTCCGCAGGGTCACTGCTCTGTATATGGAGCCCACATGGCCCACATATTGCACTTTCTTTCATACGGTTCTACACgactgtgtgtgcgcgtctgcctctgtgtttttgttctgtgcaCTCGCATGCAAACGTCCTCAGAGGTCAGTTTAATGTGTATGTTATTGATTACGTCCGTGCAGCTGTCAGCTTTCCCTCTCCAACTGTTCAACGTGCAAAGGGGCCATGAACCCCGTTTGCCATCGGAAACATCAAGGACACGTAATGATTGAGATTTACGACGCCACAGAGCTGCAACAAATATGAATCTTGTGAAACTTGAATTTCGTAGCCGGAAAATCCACATCCAGTAGCTGTTCTCCGTCCAAACGCTAATGTCACCTTTGCTTATCTTTATTATCCTTGTATTCAAGTGACATATTATACTGTAGAAGCATTTGGAAAACAGCCAACTTTACTTATCTACTCTGTaaatggttttcttttcttcttggcCCCAATGACAACCACAGGAAAAGCATATGTTtgcaataactgtgcagaatGACAATGAATTATGCATTTAGTGTTGTAGCTGTCATTGACAGTCATTGCAAGTCCCTTTGAACCTTTATGCTCTGAAGTTAGCACCAGTGTGGGCACAGCGTTGCTCACTCATCATGGAAtatttcacagatttgcatttagctttgtattactagaatagaggtagtatttttgaaaaattgtgcttcccaacctcagtttcccctgggTGGAGAAAtatctttgttctttttttgttacgtgctcaccagtgacacttggtgctgttagcgtaactgttagcaaagatgccagacaatgtttacattctgggaatgaggtaccttccccctacgagtgggtctaaaaagtgcagaattagcgttgcagtttcaaaccagaatgtaaacagtgtccgccatctttgctaactgTTATGCTAAcaagaccaagtgtcactggtgggcacgtaacaaaaaaaagaataaagctatttctcaactcaggggaaactgaggttgggaagcagaatttttcaaaaatactccccctattctagtaataggGGGAGTATTCCATTAAGCATTTAgtagacacttttatccaaagtgacttacaaaagaggaatagtcacggaaagaaatccacttcttgaagatagacagggacacCCGTGTTCTGATaatagtcgaggggtaacataagccttctTCTTTCGACAAATGTAGGAACCACTGAACCAAAGTTTTCtctgaaatacattttcattcagtGAAACCTTTTATCTAAGTGCCATATGTATgcataaagtaataaaaaactGTATCTAATACCACCTTTGCATCCCTTGTTCCCAGCGGCCTTCACTATGATTGGCACGTCCAACCATCTGTCCGACCGCTGCTCCCAGTTTGCCATCCCGTCTCTCTGCCACTTCGCCTTCCCGACGTGCGACCGCAGCTCAGGAGCGGACAAACCCCGAGACCTGTGCAAGGACGAGTGTGAGATCCTGGAGAACGACCTGTGCAAGACGGAGTACATCATCGCGCGCTCGAACCCTCTAATCCTGAAGAGGCTGAAACTGCCAAACTGTGAGGACCTGGCTGCCTCCGAGAGTCCAGAGGCTGCAAACTGCCTGAGGATAGGCATCCCCATGGCCGAGCCCATTAACAAGAGTAAGACCAGCTGATCCCAtgactttatttattacatCTATTTGTTacaaccatttatttttactgaatGAAGAGAGAAGCCTTTAAACTTCATGCAGTAAAtaacacattgttattttttcatttattatttaatcatttgGTCTTTGTAATAGCAGAAATGTTagaattttgacatttttgcttGGAGAGGAGTAATATATTATAGTAACACGTTATTACCCATCACTGTCATGACACTAATAGTATCTGAAATAACCTGTAAAGATTTTGGATGACAGTAAAAGACCAGACAATTAAAGGAAGAGAGTGTTCATGTCCATGACTTAACCAAATACAAACAAGTAAAGTACAACCTTGTCTTGGCTTCCAGATCACAAATGTTACAACAACAGTGGGTCAGACTACCGTGGGACAGTCAGTATGACAAAGTCGGGGCGCCAGTGTCAGCCGTGGAACTCCCAGTATCCTCACAGCCACACCTACTTGGCTATTCGCTACACCGAGTTAAACGGCGGGCACTCGTACTGTCGCAACCCGGGGAGCAAGCACGAGGCCCCCTGGTGCTTCACACTGGATGAAGGAGTTCGCATGGAGCTTTGTGAAATTCCCATCTGTGGTGAGAGAGTTTTCTTTAGTAACAGAACAACAGAATGGAGTATTACACAGAATTACACAGATCTGATattattcctctctctctctctctctctctctctctcccaccgtCTGTCTCCGTAGACCATAAAGACAGGTCTGGCGGCGGCAACATGGAGATCTTGTACATCCTGGTTCCCAGTGTGGCCATCCCATTAGCCATCGCCTTgctgttcttcttcatttgtgtgtgcCGCAACAATCAGAAGTCCTCCAGGCCTCCTGCCCCTCGCCAACCCAAACCAGTGCGAGGACAAAACGTGGAGATGTCCATGCTCACAACGGCATACAAGCCCAAGGTAGAGAGCTGCACATTCACAGCATGTGACGCTGTAAATTCTTTCTGTGCCTTATTGTGTCGAGCTGCACTGATGTACAGtcaacatttttgacaacacATGGggttggttctggttctggtgccGTTTTGGAGCCTCAGAACCTTGGTGCTTTCTGGTGAAAAGAAATTCTGGTTTGAAAAGGGCTATAAGTGCAAACCTCCGCCAAGGCCATGTATTGACACTTCAAAATCAATTCCCTCAATCAAGATCCACTTCACCACCAAAATATAACCATGTCTTCCTTGAGCCAGAACCTACATCTACAGACGTTTTTCATCCAAATTCATGCTTTACTTTTTGAGATatgttgcacacaaacagaaacataacctccttgatGAAGCAAACTAATAAACtgctaagtgtgtgtgtagttgtgtgtgccTTCATTTGAAGTGCTTTTAACTGGGATACGTTGCAGCATGCTGGGGTGACTGGGTTCTTCGTGCTTACGTGAGTGTGTGTCTATCATCAAGTCCAGGAAAGTTCATCTGCACCTCGTCTCCCACCGTTGCTTCTTCCACCTCTCACTCAGCCCATCTTTCCATGTCACTCTTCTTCTATCTCTCCCTCTGGAAGTCATCTTTTCTATTCTCCactctttctttcctccccTGCCCCTTTCATTGAACCTCTTTGTAATGTAGAGCATCAAGCCTCTGCTCTGCCCGTCAACACATAGCTCACATGAGGATCTGTATCGTATTTCTTTCAAGGTTGCGCATCATGAGTCATATCATGTTTGTTTATCCTTCTCCACATAATCttgggggtggggtgggtggggggtaGTTATCTGGACAGTGTGTCTGCCTGTGCAGAACCAGAGCTGATACTCAAGGTAACGTGTATGAAATTACCATCAACAGCCTGAGCGAgagctgcaaaatgtcacacaagCGTCAGAAGCTATTAATATCTTTCGCTGTATTCCGTTGTCTTGCAGTGGAACAAATGATTCGCTGACCCAAATagggaaaatgttttcatgacGACACTGGAGTTTATGGTACATCAGATTACGCTGTTTCAGAGTGACAACTGTGCAGTTGTGGGATTACACAGTTCAGGTCAGTTTTCCATAACATGTGTCTAACATGATACCTGATGTTGTGACATACAGACAGGCTGATATGTCATTTCTACTTTGGTACAGTGGTAAACTCTCATGTCATATCATTTATCTGTACTTTTGCCAAAAGGTGTGTCCCTCCTCTCTTACCCCTCTAATCTACAGCTTTCGGGTAGACTACTACCCAGCAGGCTTTGCTGCAAGGGGGCACCCAGGGGTCACCGTCTGTGACAATCCATTTAGACACACATAAGCATATTCACGCGCTCACACGCACAAACCTGCGGTGGTgtgaggaggatctgagggttTGGGTGTGGGGAGGAAAGAAGGGGTGAAACAAATCCCAAACgaaaaacatctgtctgtctctctctctctgtctctctctctcataacATCAGCCAGCCCCATACTCTGTGGGGCTTTGTCAGCCCCATACTCctttcatatacacacacacacacaccaccacccccatcagagcagtgtgtgtgtgtgtgtgcgcatatgTGTGTCCTGCTTACTGAGGAATTTCTAGAGTGCCTGGAATTTGAACATTTCTGCCAACCTCTCCTCACCTTTTATCCTCCCCCAAgtacagctacacacacacacacacacacacgttaccgccccctctgtgtgtctgtatcacCTACAGCAAGTGTTCAGACTTTTTACTCGTATTTACAATGAATGAActcttgtttgtgtctttgaatGATGGCTTTATTGATATAGATGTAAATGTAACACCAcatttttttacctctttttcGATGATGATCTAGTATACttgttatatgttattattatcatcattattataattgttattataatactaTATAGACATAGTGGAGTGAATGTTTCCTTGTCGGCCTAGTTGGATTTAGCATTTCAAATAAACCACCAGCGTGAATCCTTCTCACTGAGCTTTAAATACCGTCTCTCACAGAGAAAGGTAAAGCACTGTCAGCTGATTCTTCAGTTTTACTGACATAGTAAGTAAATGCTCTCCCTACATGCTGCCAACTTCTGCATTGAATTACAACACACAGCTGTCAGATTGCACGACTACTTCTCAAAGTCTTAAAGGGGAGTCATTGTTGTTCTTTTACATCACTCCCATCACTGATCTCATTTCCCCGtgttgtcttcttctctctctgcagagtaAAGCTAAAGAGCTTCCTTTGTCAGCTGTGCGCTTCATGGAGGAGATGGGCGAGTGCACGTTGGGGAAGATCTACAAGGGTCACCTGTATCTGCCTGGTATGGACCAGGCTCAGCTTGTGGCCATTAAAACCCTGAAGGACATCTCCAGTACCCAGCAGTGGGGAGACTTCCAGCAGGTACACAGTGACTTTGGCTTGTCGCTATCACATCTCTAAGGCACTATGAATGAACAACTATgaatcattccatatcaaaataagcacttttattttgaacttgTGTGAAATGTGATCATACATGTTATGATCACACGTTagaatttgacttttatttttacttgacaGTTTTCCCTACTGACAAAACTAGAGTTTGAGACTCCTGCATTCCAAAGCTTTTATGTGCAAACCCACCACACTCTTCAATCACAAGTCTGATCAAggcatttgttttctttctccacaaATAATAGTGTTCCATCAAATATGATTCCCCACCAATGATTGAGATATATTGAGttccagtgtgaatgtgaggggACAACAAATCTGTCGACACCTGTCACACTACAGACTAAGCAGAATAATTCatgttaattataataataataataataataatagtaaaatcaTACTTATACATTTGTAATAGTTATACAAATACAATGGCattgttttattactttatgATTTGTTTCTACAGAGAGATCATGTGTAagatttctgcattaaaatgtctaaaatgacaaaactaaGGTAGTGAACCGTTTCATTTTACCCACTTTATCATATCTGTTTTAACTTCCAGAGCAAACCACCTCGAGTTTCACAGATAGTTATTAATCACAGCTGgggtggtaaaaaaaacaaaactgattgTATTCTTATGCACTTTTTTAAGTTACAAGACTTACTATGaacaaaaaacttaaaaactggtttcatttatttttaatgacctCTCATGGCTCTCCTGCATTACCTACATGGCCCACCAGGGGGATGCAGTTCAGTTCTTTTGTAATCACTACTGTAAGGGAGAGGGTCATACAGATAGTATATACAGAGTAAGGGATTTAAGGGAAAGTTTACAATAAGCCTTAtcttaagaaagaaagaaagaaagaaaggaagagaatagcgtcatttttaatttgcactTGTGTCAAACTGTTGTATGAGTCTAAAGTATTGCAGCTTCTTTCCCTTCGGGAAGATCATGCCTCCCACAAGACTTGAAGCATGACTTGTTATATTTCCACAGGAGGTGAACATGGTGGGAGATGAGAGACTGTTTGGCTGGAAATCACTCAACAGTGGATGAATTGGCTTGAAATAGTTCCAAAAATAAATACTCTGACTCCCGACAGGTTGTCCAGACAGATTTAGGCATAAAGGATTGAAACGGACAGATTGTGTAAAACATGATCCTCGCTTTCCATTTGCAGTGAGTCGGACTGACCTAAATGTCTGGTATTTAAAGCCCAGATGTGGGCGTTTCTGTAGGAAACACCTCAGTCGTGCTGAAAAGTGGCCATAAATAGACGAGAGGTTGATGTCTTTCAACGTCACAACGCTTCCAATCTCAAACGTGTCATTATTAACGTtgattatctgtttttttttgcaggaggCTGCGGTGCTGACAGAGCTCCAACACCCAAATGTGGTGTGTCTGCTGGGTGTGGTGACCCAGGAGCAGCCAGTGTGCATGCTCTTCGAGTTTCTCCCACAAGGCGACCTCCACGAGTTCCTCATCATGCGCTCGCCGCACTCTGACGTCGGCTGCAGCAGCGACGAGGACGGCACGGTCAAATCCAGCCTGGATCATGGAGACTTCCTGCACATGGCCCTACAGGTGcgattttaaaggtttatttagaagGGTTTATTTAAGAGATTGAATATACTATGTCTTTTCACAACTCACAAATTGAACCATAGTTTCCTAATGCATTTGGGGGAAGATGTCACTACTTCACTTTAAAATCAGTGTCTAGTCACGTCATTTCCAATTGCTTCTGTCAGTGCAATGTCTACAATAAACACAGACTttaatagtttttgtttgtctcctttAAATTTGAATCTGAACCAGGTGGCTGCTGGGATGGAGTACTTGGCGAGTCACTTCTACATCCACAAAGACCTCGCTGCACGGAACATTTTAGTTGGGGAACAGCTTCACGTCAAGATCTCAGACCTGGGTCTCTCCAGAGAGATCTACTCCTCAGACTACTACTGCGTCCAACCTAAGACGCTGCTGCCCATACGCTGGATGTCCCCGGAGGCCATCACCTATGGCAAGTACACCACGGACTCGGACGTCTGGTCGTTCGGCGTCGTGCTGTGGGAGATGTTCAGCTACGGCCTGCAGCCCTACTATGGCTTCTCCAACCAGGAAGTGATGGAGATGGTGAGAAAGAGGCAGCTGCTGCCCTGCCCTGAGGACTGCCCGCCAAGGTGTGTTCACGTCATAGTGTTAAAGTTCATGTGGATCTACTTTCATCACGTTTAGTCAACTATATTATTTtggcaaagagaaagaaatcaacTTTACAATGAAGTTAAACACAATGATAACACATTTCCATCTCGTAATAATAtatctttaaacacatttaaactgttctggattaaactgctgttcttcatcctaAAGCAGACTGTTCCATAATTTAACCCCCGAGATATTTTAAAGTTTCCCACTTAGATTATATCCCTCTTGTCTTTCAAcgtcttttattttatctggAAGTCAATTATTTCTTgcttttaatattatttgttatttttatagcTTGTAATTTTAAGAAGATGAGTTTAAAATGGGTACTGCAATTACCAATTCAAAACAATTCAAGCAATTTACGGTGGCACATAGTCAATCCATTTCTTGCAGGCATAAACAATTAA encodes the following:
- the ror1 gene encoding inactive tyrosine-protein kinase transmembrane receptor ROR1, which translates into the protein MYPSRATAAAAATCQRQWRCPACALWITLLLQSVLDLSASGSEFPQDPSVLATTSWNTSSDGSLFIRLESPLNNITTSLGQTAELFCRVAGNPPPTVRWLKNDAPVVQEPRRVSYRSTPYGSRLRIRNLDTTDTGYFQCVATNNQGTVSTTGVLFVKFDPLPTPLPGRPTEEFDEEGFCQPYRGIACARFIGNRSIFVDSLQMQGEIETQITAAFTMIGTSNHLSDRCSQFAIPSLCHFAFPTCDRSSGADKPRDLCKDECEILENDLCKTEYIIARSNPLILKRLKLPNCEDLAASESPEAANCLRIGIPMAEPINKNHKCYNNSGSDYRGTVSMTKSGRQCQPWNSQYPHSHTYLAIRYTELNGGHSYCRNPGSKHEAPWCFTLDEGVRMELCEIPICDHKDRSGGGNMEILYILVPSVAIPLAIALLFFFICVCRNNQKSSRPPAPRQPKPVRGQNVEMSMLTTAYKPKSKAKELPLSAVRFMEEMGECTLGKIYKGHLYLPGMDQAQLVAIKTLKDISSTQQWGDFQQEAAVLTELQHPNVVCLLGVVTQEQPVCMLFEFLPQGDLHEFLIMRSPHSDVGCSSDEDGTVKSSLDHGDFLHMALQVAAGMEYLASHFYIHKDLAARNILVGEQLHVKISDLGLSREIYSSDYYCVQPKTLLPIRWMSPEAITYGKYTTDSDVWSFGVVLWEMFSYGLQPYYGFSNQEVMEMVRKRQLLPCPEDCPPRFYGLMTECWQEGPGRRPKFKDIHARLRAWEGHSSHASSSTPSGGGGNATTQTTSLSASPVSNLSNPRYAAAATAAGYLYPAQAIPSPGQMAAIPGWTPMAVPQTHQRFIPVNGYPIPTGYAAFPAHFPPPAPPTRVIQHHLPPPKSRSPSSASGSTSTGHVSGVPSTTGSNHDANVPLLSHCIMPGSGGVSAQMYGQVTQKGMGQLGHGDSDVLMYNDSVITADL